In a genomic window of Chrysemys picta bellii isolate R12L10 chromosome 1, ASM1138683v2, whole genome shotgun sequence:
- the LOC101940181 gene encoding olfactory receptor 52B2-like gives MMPADNQTVFDPVSYILIGIPGTEESHFWLAIPFCLIYVASLFGNSLLLFIILTERSLHEPMYLLVSMLAVADLLLSTTTVPKMLAVFWFRAGQISFAACLTQMFFIHVSFIAESAILLAMAFDRYVAICDPLRYTIMLTKSVIVKMGLAVVTRSFCIIFPLIFLMKQLKFCRTNLLPHAYCEHMILARVACNDITVHVWYGVAVAILVICLDIVLIAVSYGFILRAVFLLPSKEARLKALRTCGSHVCVILMFYVPAVFSSLPHHFGYIIPRYIFNLLANLYVLIPPMLNPIVYGVTTKEILKRVINVFYRCCSRSSLLS, from the coding sequence ATGATGCCAGCTGACAATCAGACTGTTTTTGACCCTGTTAGTTACATCCTGATCGGCATCCCGGGTACGGAGGAGTCTCATTTCTGGCTTGCCATCCCCTTCTGTCTGATTTACGTTGCATCACTTTTTGGGAACTCTCTCCTACTATTCATCATACTAACAGAAcgaagcctccatgagcccatgtatcTATTAGTGTCCATGCTGGCCGTTGCTGATCTGCTGTTATCTACCACTACGGTGCCCAAGATGCTGGCTGTATTCTGGTTTAGAGCGGGACAAATTTCTTTTGCTGCCTGCCTGACCCAGATGTTTTTCATCCATGTCAGTTTTATTGCCGAGTCGGCCATCCTGCTGGCCATGGCGTTTGATCGGTACGTTGCCATCTGCGATCCCCTGAGATACACCATCATGCTAACCAAGTCTGTGATTGTGAAGATGGGGCTGGCAGTTGTCACAAGAAGTTTCTGTATCATTTTTCCTCTCATCTTTCTCATGAAGCAGCTGAAGTTCTGCAGAACCAACCTCCTGCCTCACGCCTATTGTGAGCATATGATCCTAGCCCGGGTGGCCTGCAATGACATCACAGTCCACGTCTGGTATGGTGTAGCTGTGGCTATTTTAGtaatttgtttagatattgtgctCATTGCTGTATCATATGGTTTTATCCTCAGGGCTGTCTTCCTGCTCCCCTCCAAGGAAGCCCGGCTCAAGGCTCTCCGCACCTGCGGCTCCCATGTCTGTGTCATACTGATGTTCTATGTGCCGGCTGTTTTCTCCTCTTTACCACACCATTTTGGGTACATCATCCCACGTTATATTTTCAACCTACTGGCCAACCTCTATGTTCTCATTCCCCCCATGTTAAACCCCATCGTTTATGGGGTGACAACGAAAGAGATCCTGAAACGGGTGATCAATGTGTTTTATCGATGCTGCAGCAGAAGCTCCCTGCTGAGCTAA